A region of the Micromonospora sediminicola genome:
TGGACGGGCGCAGCTACCCGCTGGCCGAGCTGACCATGGTGTGGCACCGGCGCGGCGACCGCTCGTGGCGGGTGCTCGCCGGGCGGGGCGCGATCGGGGCGGCGCTCGCCGGCCCGCTGGTGGCCGCCCTGCTCGGCATCGGGCTGGCCGTCTGGCTGCACCGCTCCGCCGTGGTCACCATCGCGATCGTCGGCGCCTCGGTGCTCGTCGGCCTCGCCGTCGGCCCGCTCGCGGACGTGCTCTTCGAGCACCTGGACCGCTCGTACGTGCGGGGCAGCCGCCAACTGGAGATGTGGGCCCGCTGGCACGGCCGCCCGGTGCGACTGCTGCGCACCGGCGACGCGCTGCGCTTCGGGCAGATCTACCGCGCGGTGCAGCGGGCCATGGAGCACGTGCCCGCCGGCCCTGGCCGGACCGCTCCCGGCCGGACCGCGACCGGTCAGAACGTGATCGGCTCGTCCGGCAGCAGCCCGAGACCGCGCAGCAGACCGTAGGTGTCCTGCTCGCCCCAGAACTGCACGATCCGCCCGCCGGCCAGCCGGTATATCTTGCAGGCGCTCTGCACCGTGGTCGCCCCGGTCGCGTCCCGCCGGTAGGTCTGCGCCAACGACACCGCCACCCGGTCCTCCGCCGCGAAGATCTCCAGGATCTCCTGGTCGAGCACGGTCAGGCCGGGCGAGGAGACGGCCGCCTCGGCATACCGCCGGCCGCGCACGCGGGTGCCCGATCCGTAGATCTGCACGTCCTCGTGCACCACCTCGGCCAACTC
Encoded here:
- a CDS encoding DUF6232 family protein, translated to MITYYDDRSVQVTSTTVRVDGRSYPLAELTMVWHRRGDRSWRVLAGRGAIGAALAGPLVAALLGIGLAVWLHRSAVVTIAIVGASVLVGLAVGPLADVLFEHLDRSYVRGSRQLEMWARWHGRPVRLLRTGDALRFGQIYRAVQRAMEHVPAGPGRTAPGRTATGQNVIGSSGSSPRPRSRP
- a CDS encoding nuclear transport factor 2 family protein; translation: MTDRDERARNVEVVRRYLRTFVTKDLAELAEVVHEDVQIYGSGTRVRGRRYAEAAVSSPGLTVLDQEILEIFAAEDRVAVSLAQTYRRDATGATTVQSACKIYRLAGGRIVQFWGEQDTYGLLRGLGLLPDEPITF